The sequence gTCTTACAGTTAAAAAGAATATTCTGTTTAATCAACCATATTAATTgagtaaagtaatacagagttatttagttttaaacacATTTACCTAGGTCCAATTGTCCCACTCATACTTCAACCTTTTAATGTTTTCGGGCTGAATTATCTCAAGCCACTTCATTACGTAAATAGCACAGTCATAGCTAAAAaccaagaaaataaattacaaattacataTAGGAAAGTTTAATTTTCAGATTGAAAGATTTATACCTTGTCTTTTGGCCTGAGATGTTAATGTATGGCGGTTCAATTTCCTTGTCCTTGTCCTTTCTCTTCAGAGGTGCCCCCCAGCATATACTCTAATTCGTGAAATTACATATCCcttaaaacacaaaataaatcAGTAATACATGAATAAATTTAATAAAGAGATACACCCAAAGGAGCACAAACTTACACCTTATATtgaacagaaatacacccaactatTAAAATACAAAACACAGAACCAACTTACAATGAATTTATTTAGGGCCATTCTCTCATCGGACGGAGATGTCGTGTGATATGGGTCGAGTATATAAAATTTCCACTTTCTTGTATTAGCCAACCATAACCACCAATTTTGTGAATGgcaaacaggtgcaaaaatctgaaGTATGTCCAGATTGAACACTGTTTTAGTTTATTTGGCACAAAAGTAAAGAATGGTaataagaagttttagaaatgaaaactTATATAACGATGCGATGCTAATTTTTAAGGTCCAAGAAGGGTataaacattgggtagtcttccaccctgaatGACTTATTGGTTTTAGGCTGTAAGAATACCCCTTCTGGATGATTTGCAATGGCCATGTTCTGCAAAAATTGTGAACCACCAAATGAATACAGAAAATACATCCAAACGAatgcagaaaatacacccaaatgaatacacaacttacacccaattgaacatagaaaatacacccaaatgaacacATAAAATATACCCAATTTAAGGCAGAAAATACACCCGAAAGAATGCAGAAAATACATCCAAAATTCATTGAAGCAACccttaccacaatatcaggggggagacagtatacttCTTCTTGAAACCTTTTAATCTTTTGCTGGTTTaggatgaggcacatggcagagacaatctagaaaaagaTACCGAAATCAATTTACATCAATCAACATTGCAGTTAATTTTGGTGATAAAAATATTAATGTTATTGTAATATTACCTCAGCTTCTATATGTGTTTCATCTGCGAGTCATGCGAGGTGGACTTTTGACAAAATGTATCTATCTTGGGCATTGAGTGTGCACACGGTGTCATACTCATTAGTTAGTCCATTTCCATATGTCTTCACTCGTGTGGCTTAGATGTAGCATTTCTCTTTCATGTCACCCGTATTTTCATTCGTTCtcgcaggagtttcaaacttctcGAAACTCTCTCCGCCACTCTCCTTTCGAATCTGTGGACTTTTTCCTTTTGTTGTCACCCCACCACTTGCAATTTTTTCTACCAGATCCTCTAATTGTTCTAGCAATTTTGGGGTTTCAAGAGTTTTTGCCCTCTCTCCATCTTGCGTTGCCGCCCCCTTCTGtgttgctgcttcttcttggcttgaatcagtcaagccaaggctgaatgatgacATCGGACCTTTTTTAGGAACGTGCGATGCCgtccgtgccatcatcatcagcgcagcagcgtcttctggggctggattactgcgtgatcatgtataacgtattataagaataagaatatacgAATGATAACGAAACATTGATTTTACTCTGATaaacttacattttagatggagctggtgGAAGCGTGTGTGTGCTTTCTTCAGGTTTTTGGGGTGGTTCAGGAGTGCTGCAGGGTTACATAAAATTAATCATGTTATAAAAAAAACTAGTCAGAGATCAATCGTGAaaatatacaccccaacaagGATCATATATACCCCAACAGGGGCAATATATACCCAAACTGTAACCAAATACACCCCAAGACTATTCCTTACCTTTTTGTAGTTCCTTCATTATTTTTTTCACTTGGAGACTTTTCAGGGGTTGGTTCAATTTCTGGCACAGGGGTTGGTTCATTTTCTGTCACAGGGATTTCTTTATTTTCTGgcacagtggttgtttgggacagtggtagacaaacttgaatcggaactctaaacaagaagaaaaataaaaggttaaCATACAAAGCCCCCGAAAataaaatggttataaggttgaaattttcttgaaaaactcacattgaAAGCGCTTCTCTTTGCGACTGTGTCTCTACCCGCACAACCATCATGTTCTCTTCAGCTGGCTCACTGGCTGACTCTTTAACCaaactcaacctaaaatacaccctaagaaagtaaaaatacacccgaagcattcaaaagaaagacatgctttgttttttgagaaTTTATATACTtccagtttttgcttttttttcctgccttttttttctcgaataaaacattaaagggctttttttttctaaaaaaaatatatacagaattagaagtagaagataataaaagaataaaagcaATGGTTattagaaagagaaattacatgctctctaCCGGTTTGTTTACGCTACTTTGATCTGTGTGTCCTTGAGATGAAGGATCATCACTTCCTAAGTTTACGTCCGGTATTCTAAACATAATAGAGTACATATTATTCATAAAAAATACCATACTATTAAATCaggataacaagattttatcaaataaagcttcttacATTTCAGATGAGACATAGTGACCTTCCgtcgatcgcaggtcagcttccttctccctggcaaacaagaaacaattattagcaaagaaaacatcttaaaatctgaaatatacacccccaacaagacatacccctgtgcagcagatttttcattcttttccCTTAAGAATTCATCTCATTCTTCAATTCCAATTTCAGATCTGATAGTACATGCATAAAAAAAACatgttaacaaatataattttgatgatagacggtaatatagcttacaaAGTACTGTACCCATGATAAGATTGAGTTTACTCAGGAGATGAATCCTCAACAatgactttttctttttggattgtgtcctggggggaaaaaacaagtatgaatcagaaatacaaaattaaattgaTCAGAAAATACTATCCAAGGAAGTGCTTACTTTTATGGTGTTCTctgagtctttttctttgttttttgcttcTCTACTAGTGATGATTCTTCGCTTCTAAAAGTTAATAAGAGACGCTCTGTTAATACATGAAATCTTGATAATAAACCCAAAGAAAAGCagtaataatttcagaacattactcatcatttgattcagattctgaatcagaatcctcccgaatcttctttctttttttggttttcattctggaaggcaaacaatcattatttataAACATACTAAAAgggacaaaatacacccaaatgaatacacaaaatacaaCCAACTGAATACACAAATATACCcaaatgaatacacaaaatacacccaactgaatacacaaaatacacccaagtatATTACTTACTTTTTGGATGTTCGGATGGGTTGTTTCCTTGTTGGTCCCTCTGACTCTTCTTCTGTCTTAGAATCAGAGGAAGAATAGACTTCAGCTTCAGATGTTTCAGTCTCTGATGATGATGAAGTTGctttcctttttttgtttttttttgtttttttctttcttatcttttttcttcATTTGTTTTAATTTCTCCTATGTTTCGGCCATTTTTACAATTCCCTGAAACATTAGAAAAGTTAGTTAACAGCATTCAcgtaaataaaatacacccaaggtATTCTTTTCACTTATCATATGTTCATCTACTTCTGCTTTCATTCTTTCAACCAACTGCTCTCtagtccagttggcaatccagggcTGTGGAGGTCTCTCTTCTCCTTTCTTGTCTTTATTTATTGATAGGTGGAAGTAAACTATCATCAGGGCAAACAGGCAGCCGtcaattgcctttttctttttcagattgtAATCTTTATGGCCTTGATGATGAAATTCAGAACATGTGCTCTCTAGTTTTCCTCTTTTATTCCGTTCATCTTGAAAATTAGTGCCAGGTGCACAGGGGAGATTCTGTTGATTGTGGTTGGTAAcaggaacgccatctgtatatagaggatgaaaatcctcttgaacatgaGACGATCCTGTTCATTATCAACAGCAATAGTCATCATCTCATCTGTCAGATTTTTTAGAGTCTTCCcttggaatcttctaaaaatgTGTTTGTTGTCTTCAGAAAGTTTCTTATAATTGACTTTCTAAGGgaatagatctcctacaaaaagaaaaataacatagtATGAAAATCAcatgaaatacacccaaacatcaCTTGAAAAACACCCCAATATGGCTCATATACACCTATGTCTGTAATGAGTTACTTGACGCGTTGAGGCCAAGCGCAGCCCCTATTGTGCTTGGTCTTACTCTAAACGAACCATAGCCGGTTTCAAGTGTGTTTTTCCCAAGTTTAAAGGAGTTTTCCAACTCCTTTAACAGTTTGTGATGCACCCTTAGCGGCGGGATGTGCATAAGGTCACCAAATCCCAAATCCCTAACAATTGCTTTCTTTTCCTcgctcatatttttgaatttctcaGTCAACAAATGGGTTGTacacttaaggtctttggtttgctgtaaacaaagtaAAATTAGAGtcagatatatttctattatgaaaaactaatttgatctaagacatatatttgtgCTTACAATTTTTTcagcttgatttttgcttgccattttttctgaaatgaaaaatacacccatagatatcagtcagataCATCCATAGATCAACCACATACACCTATACGGATTCTCATAAGAATTTAATTAGATCAGTTCAAAATGATATTCAATTCACTCAAACATGCATAaatatacaaggtcaagcaacattacaaggtcaagcaatatacacccaagGACAAGCAATATTAGAACAGTTACAATAGTTGATTATATTACATtatatcagttcagaaatatacacccaacaaattactccatatacacccaacaatcaaccatatacacccaacaaattactcCATATACACCCACCAAATTACGCAATATACTCCCAAAAATCTGTTACGAGAAGAACTAGATTAAGAAGAACAATAAAACCTAGAACAACTTAGAAGAATAGTAAAACCTAGAAGAacttagaagaacagtaaaatctAAAACAAGAAGAACATTAAAAACAGTAAAATGAGagctagaacaagaagaacagtaaaacctagaagaacgtagaagaacagtaaaatctAGTTCTTCAATTTCAAAATGTGGAAAATCTACAAGATGAGTAAAACAGTAACTTACCTTGAATAATATTTCTTCGCTTTTTCCGGCGATTTTTGATGGAGAGTTCTATCCTttgttcttgatttcttctaatctTCACGACGAGTTCGAACATCTCTTCAGAATTGTAATTTGTTTCGAATCTTCCTTGAAACTTGACGCTTTGCGTTTTCTTTGAGGGAGAAGAGGAAGTGTGCGCCATAATCAGCGTGTTTTGGAGAGCGTAACCGTTGTGTGAGGCGCGTGGGATTGACGCTCCATTCTAAAGGCTTGAGTGCGCGTGGATTGTTTCtgggctgggccaacttgtaAGGCTTGTAGGCCTTaattgcttgtatgtgtagcaggcccctACAAAATTATACGTTTACACAACCCAAATCACAAGCTTGCACACCAAATAACTAAGGAGGCCACttacataaaaacacaaaaaatttctttttttaaagacGTGTATACGTGTCATAATATTATTGGACATCTTTATTAAACTGGTTAATAACCTATTTTTAATAAACCAGAATAAAATCGATTtattataacaaaaataataaatctaaTTGTCcgtattataattattagatccgGTTTGTTCCAATCAatttacacaatataaaccaaattatatttaaatttttttataaaaagacaaatatatccttaattttttattttgcgaATATTTAaattcctaataatttaaaaatatagttAAGTCCctataaaaaataattgtaacccTAACCCCTTATCCTGTCCAAGCCCAAATTCAAGCCTAACGGTGAAATAATTTGCAGCCTTCTGGGATTCTCCCAAGCTCACTCGATCATGCTCAAACCTGGAAAGAAGGGATATTCTTGGTAATACAATTCATCAATTCCCAGATTCAAAGTCGCAATCTTTCGAGAATTTACAGGAACTTACAGCAGGTAAAGTGGCTGCTAATCTTAAAGGCCCAAGGTCGAGAATTTACAGTAATTCACCTGTTGAACCTTATGTGGGACAGGAGTTTGAGTTAGAAGCAGAGGCTCATGCATTCTACAATGCATATGCCACGAGTGTTGGATTCATTGTACGTGTTAGTAAACTCTCTCGATCAAGGATCGATAATTCTGCTATTGGGCGGATTTTTGTCTGCAACAAAGAGGGATACAGGATGACTGACAAGCGTGAAAATGTTATACGGCAAAGGGCTGAGACAAGGGTTGGTTGCAAGGCAATGATAATGGTAAGGAAAATAAGATCTGGTAGCTGGGTTGTTACACGTTTTGTAAAGGAACACAGACACCCTCTTGTTGGTCCAGGAGGTGGCAGAAGGGATTTCATCTACGAACAATATCCGGTCAGTTCTCCTTCTTCCATTGCTATGCATTACTAAATTAGTTATCTTCACAGTTACTTCATGCCAGATTGATTagaaatgacaaattggatggaTCATGATGTCACTATTAAGCTAAATGTTGGAGATTAGCATCAGGCTATTTCAGAATGAAGTTTTTCAGGATAATATTGGTTCTTTTACATGTTTTCAGCTTATTTTTCCCCACTTACCTCTTTGTTTTCTGATACTATTTTCCGGGGCAAACGAGATAGAATTCGGGAATTAAATCAGCAGTTGACAGCAGAGAAAAAAAGGTCTGCCACCTACAAAAGACATCTTGAATTGATACTCAAGCACATTGACGAGTATAACGAGAGCCTATCAAAGAAAATACAGCACATAGTAGACAATGTAAAGAAGATGGTAAGCAAAGAAGAACAAAGTCAATTGAACTTTCAATTAGCCACTCTTTAAATAATTTTTCCCTGGACGAAACACAGAAACGAACCGTCAATTCAAAAATACTGCGATGCGAAGCATACAAAGTGCAATGTTAGTAGTATTCTGCTAATTGTTGACCCTAGGGTGTTTGCTCTCTGTTCCTGCTTTAGATGTCTGGTGGGGTTCTCATGCAATGGAATTCATTGTATTGTTTTCTTATTTATGCTATGAATGAATGACACTTTTAATTGGTAGAAGAAGAAAGCCAATTACTGTCAATGCCTGGTTTTATCTGAGTTGATTCTTGTGGAGCTATGCCAGAAATATGATATTATTACTCAAGAGAGGCATTCAAATGCCATGGTAGAGTTGAattgttctattttttttattgagtttgtaaaacatgatccaaggctttgactCTTGTGTCTAGTAATGATTAATCTATTTTGTATATATAATGAGACTTGTATGAGCATGTTGTGCTCCTAATCCAtgttcatgttttctcccttagCTCAGATTCCATCAATTGATTTGCTCTAAACTGTTATGTATGATTTCCTTTGCTGCAACGAGTGAAGTAATCAATGAAAGTTCAACCTTCCATTGCTAACTGGATTTACTACTATTAAAAATGGTTAAGACATTAGAGTGGATCTCAAGTATATAATCCTAAAATTTGCTTTCTGAATTTtagtttcatttttcttttgGTGTTATCATGAGAATGAATTTGTTGATTATTTACATAATCGTTACTTCTATatgtatttttttactatttattttctTACTCCCATGTCTTATGGGAATCTTAggattgtatttttatttttagtactgaaaataaaaaacattgaaaatggtaatagaaaataaaaatacaaataaaatatattttatctttcAAATAGatatcacaaaataaataaaataatatatataaagtaCATACCAAAAAGTCACCATAAACTTCAGACACACACAACAAATTTTCCATAAAACAATGCAGAAGTCATAGATTAAAATgtagtttaaaatttaaatacaaaataatgtCATATTCATAGTTAGGTAGTTCTCTTCATAAAAAAAGGTCAAAATCAAATCATAGGATATATGAGCAAACCATAGGATATACGCCAAAACATTAGAAGAATTAGAATTGAACTAAGAAGCAACTATTAATAAGTAGCAGAGCTCATGATATGGTGCATCCATTAGTATCACCATAATATGAGcatggagaaggaggaggaggaggagcctGTTGCTGCGGCTGTGGTTGTGGTGGATAACGCTGTTGATGATGACAGTAACTATATTGATAAGGTGGGTGTTGTGGTCTACCATAACACATTAGAGGAGGAACACATTCATTGTGGTTGTTGTGGTTGATGCACATTATGTTCCTCCTATTTGCTATCATAAACCAGGTTCATGAGCCCAAAAATCATCTGGATCCggacaaaagagagaaaaatctTGGATTTCTCTATTTGCTATGTGCCAATTGACAAAACGAGCTTGTATCGACTTGAACAGAAAAAGGATGACCGGAAAAAGCCAGCATTTATCATCTTCCCTGCAAGACCATATCCAAACTTGAAAACAAGGACCCACATAAAATATACTAGAAACAAAGCAGACAGCCCATCTAAAAGCAGTTTCTCAGAGgaataaataaatatagttattaaaatttatcttttttcatCACAAAGACAGTGCTTTATCTGTGATAACTCAAAACTCCAGGAACAAAAAATTATGAGGGGCATCCAGTAGTTATTGCCAAGTGGTGGGCTACTGGAAAGAAATAGATAGAAGCTACAGATCGTGGATGGGACCTTGGAAATTTGGCATCTCAAATATTGCTCTATGTTGAAATGTCTATAGTGGACAAATGAAGATGGCACCAATTTACTCAGACCATGCTTACATCAGTACtactgtaaggtcccacatcggttggagaggagaACGAAGTATGCCTtttaagggtgtggatacctctccctagtatgacgcgttttgtcgagtgagtgtgggggcttcggctatcatccctatcgttaaaggtaaaaccgtgaggccttgtgtgccaaaccagacaatatcgtgctagcgggtggtctgggctgttacagatggtatcagagtcggagcccggatcgatgtgccagcaagagcgctgggctcccttagggggtggattgtgggacattgtaaggtcccacatcggttaggGAGGGGAACAAAGCATAACTTATAAGGgtatggatacctctccctagcatgacgcattttgacgagtgagtgtgggggacttcggctatcatccctatcgtcaaaggtaaaaccgtgaggccttgtgtgccaaagcggacaatatcgtgctagcgggtggtctgagtTGTTACAACTGCCTTAAGGTTTAATGATCATTGGTCGTCATGCCAGTGCCTAAAGGTTTATCTCAGGATTATGCTTTTTCTAATATAACATGTTATTCATTGGAAcctatataaattttgaaataccATCCTTCTTTTCCAGAACAAAAATAAAGCatactcaaagttgttagctattttcatttttttagtaGTTAACATTCTCTCGGTAAAGGTTCTTTACTTGTagaaaacaacaaattaaatgcacacAAATTGAGGATTCACCCAAAATTCAAGAATTATGAACATAGAAATCATATAGGTGttgacaaaacaaaacaaaatcaatGTGCTAATGAATTGTAAGTTGAACAAGCATCAAAATATAGCCAAAAGTGCCTCTTCCAAGAACAATGTGCCTAACAAAAAGCAATTTAATCTTTatagtagctacaacatataaatCAAATGCAAAGCATCAGATAGACATTCAATCAAACATGTGGTGTGCAATGCAGAAATTTCGCATAATCAAGCAATTTTCAGCAGTATTCAATCCATAACAGTCATAATCCAACACTTGCAATTTAACAAAGATCTAATAAACTAATCCTAACCTATCTTAACTGCTTAAATCCACTAACAACATGcaaattctaactaactaactaattaaagaAAATAGACTGAAAAGCAGAACAAAGAGAGAACCTGAGGTGATGACTAGGGTTCTTGAAGTAGAGAAAGGGAAAAAGAATGCATTGGTACTATGTTATTGCCACTGCTGGAGGTGTGGTGACAATGACGCCAAAGAGAAAGAGCTGGGCTGAGCTCCGAGTTGGAAAGGGAGAAGGCGAACATCGCTGAAAGAGGGTGAGAAAAGAGAgagggaaaaaaagaagaagaaggaagttgTGGTGGGACAATGAGATCAAGAAGTGACCCGGCGACCAGAAGGCGGTTCTGAAAAAAGGTTGAATTTTTGGCAAGGTAACCTAGTTAGATGTGATACGAGGGAGAAGACACTCCAAAACTGAAAATTTCCTAAAATTAAAAGGCGATTTTGAATAAGATTTTAATTTTTGGCGCAAAGTAAATGAGCAGCTTTAAAGTAACTACATATAAcaaattttacttttttattttacatgattttttattatattttatttttattattttatttaaaagatcggatataatttatttttaagtttttatataTGTGATTCTTTTAGATACACTTTAtattaaatttgttacaaaattaaattttgaattattataacgtaaataattaaaagaataaattaaaaaataagtttCAACAATGCAATTATTCATCCCTTATTATTTATACCTGTAATAGCCACTGATGACTTCCATACGGTGGGATGGGAGTCTCATGACCATTAATCAATCCTGAATCACCTAGCCCAAACTCTTGCTGCACAGGTGCATTTACTTCTGTATTTGGCACTACTAATGTCTCTTGAGAAGCCATAGAGTCCTTGGGAAGCTCCTATGAAAAAATAATACATGGAGTCAAAAATTATATCAAGTTTAACTACAACATAGAGGTTACCAGTTTATTTTAATTCAAGTAACAACTAATGCAATATTGTATCTTACTGACCTCTTCGGTACCAAAGCTAGCTTGGGTGCCACTACCAGTCTTATCCCCCCAAATCGTCACCGTCATTTCTCACAGGACATTCATTCTTTACATGACCAGCACTGTTGCATTTAGTGCACCTCCGTTTACCCCTCTCCTTTTTTTCCTTGGGTGCTCCTTTTGTCTTGACCACCGAAGGGTCACCAACAAAGTCTGGCGTGGGAGAATCTCTTGTTTGTCTTTTCACGCCAGATTTTTTTCTAGTGTTTGGGTCCAACGACAGACTTCATTCATAGTGTCATAGAAAGAAGGATTGTAAGAGCCCAAATCGATGTGCGACCTTACAATCCatccctaagggagcccagcgccctcgctggcacatcgatccgggcttcgactctgataccatctgtaacagtccagaccaT is a genomic window of Arachis ipaensis cultivar K30076 chromosome B06, Araip1.1, whole genome shotgun sequence containing:
- the LOC107647603 gene encoding protein FAR1-RELATED SEQUENCE 5-like, with the translated sequence FAAFWDSPKLTRSCSNLERRDILGNTIHQFPDSKSQSFENLQELTAGKVAANLKGPRSRIYSNSPVEPYVGQEFELEAEAHAFYNAYATSVGFIVRVSKLSRSRIDNSAIGRIFVCNKEGYRMTDKRENVIRQRAETRVGCKAMIMVRKIRSGSWVVTRFVKEHRHPLVGPGGGRRDFIYEQYPVSSPSSIAMHY
- the LOC110263841 gene encoding uncharacterized protein LOC110263841, which gives rise to MAHTSSSPSKKTQSVKFQGRFETNYNSEEMFELVVKIRRNQEQRIELSIKNRRKKRRNIIQEKMASKNQAEKIQTKDLKCTTHLLTEKFKNMSEEKKAIVRDLGFGDLMHIPPLRVHHKLLKELENSFKLGKNTLETGYGSFRVRPSTIGAALGLNASSNSLQT